A portion of the Malania oleifera isolate guangnan ecotype guangnan chromosome 3, ASM2987363v1, whole genome shotgun sequence genome contains these proteins:
- the LOC131150346 gene encoding protein FAR-RED ELONGATED HYPOCOTYL 3-like isoform X1, producing the protein MERPSGHGFDSDEGDPDMQAESDGELERMEDDCPKNLDLCVRNEDIGEQSAGKFSMNGEVVEPYVGMAFNSRDEAKDFYIAYGRRIGFTVRIHHNRRSRVNNQVIGQDFVCSKEGFRAKKYVYRKDRVLPPPPITREGCQAMIRLAFRDGEKWIVTKFVKEHNHKLMSPGKVPWRGSGKHLMSEDEKDKRIRELSLELYNERQKCKRRCAAYEEQLNTILRDLEKHTEHISKKVADVVQSIREIEEEQSEDTDKKYLWAGPITNKLLPKPPTEDESMSRTFSCSRSNRNMFWQVL; encoded by the exons ATGGAGAGACCATCTGGTCATGGTTTTGATTCAGATGAAGGTGACCCTGACATGCAAGCTGAAAGTGATGGAGAACTTGAAAGGATGGAAGATGATTGTCCAAAGAATTTGGATTTATGTGTGCGCAATGAGGACATTGGAGAACAATCTGCTGGAAAATTTTCTATGAATGGGGAGGTCGTAGAACCATATGTAGGCATGGCTTTCAACTCAAGAGATGAAGCTAAAGACTTTTATATTGCTTATGGTAGGCGTATTGGTTTCACCGTGCGTATACACCATAATCGTCGTTCGCGAGTGAACAACCAGGTTATTGGTCAGGATTTTGTTTGTTCGAAGGAAGGCTTTCGAGCAAAGAAATATGTATATAGAAAAGATAGAGTTCTTCCCCCACCCCCTATCACTAGGGAAGGATGTCAAGCAATGATAAGGCTAGCCTTCAGGGATGGAGAAAAGTGGATAGTCACCAAGTTTGTTAAAGAGCACAATCATAAATTAATGAGTCCTGGTAAAGTCCCGTGGAGGGGATCTGGAAAGCATTTAATGAGTGAG GATGAGAAGGATAAGAGAATCCGAGAACTATCCCTTGAGCTGTACAATGAGAGGCAAAAATGTAAACGCCGATGTGCTGCATACGAAGAACAATTAAATACAATACTAAGAGATTTAGAGAAACACACAGAACACATTTCAAAAAAAGTTGCAGACGTAGTTCAGAGCATAAGAGAGATAGAAGAGGAACAATCTGAAGACACTGATA AGAAATATCTTTGGGCAGGACCTATTACAAACAAACTATTGCCAAAGCCACCAACGGAGGATGAAAGCATGAGCAGAACCTTTAGCTGCTCCAGAAGCAATAGAAATATGTTTTGGCAGGTCCTATAA
- the LOC131150346 gene encoding protein FAR-RED ELONGATED HYPOCOTYL 3-like isoform X2, which yields MERPSGHGFDSDEGDPDMQAESDGELERMEDDCPKNLDLCVRNEDIGEQSAGKFSMNGEVVEPYVGMAFNSRDEAKDFYIAYGRRIGFTVRIHHNRRSRVNNQVIGQDFVCSKEGFRAKKYVYRKDRVLPPPPITREGCQAMIRLAFRDGEKWIVTKFVKEHNHKLMSPGKVPWRGSGKHLMSEDEKDKRIRELSLELYNERQKCKRRCAAYEEQLNTILRDLEKHTEHISKKVADVVQSIREIEEEQSEDTDRPITNKLLPKPPTEDESMSRTFSCSRSNRNMFWQVL from the exons ATGGAGAGACCATCTGGTCATGGTTTTGATTCAGATGAAGGTGACCCTGACATGCAAGCTGAAAGTGATGGAGAACTTGAAAGGATGGAAGATGATTGTCCAAAGAATTTGGATTTATGTGTGCGCAATGAGGACATTGGAGAACAATCTGCTGGAAAATTTTCTATGAATGGGGAGGTCGTAGAACCATATGTAGGCATGGCTTTCAACTCAAGAGATGAAGCTAAAGACTTTTATATTGCTTATGGTAGGCGTATTGGTTTCACCGTGCGTATACACCATAATCGTCGTTCGCGAGTGAACAACCAGGTTATTGGTCAGGATTTTGTTTGTTCGAAGGAAGGCTTTCGAGCAAAGAAATATGTATATAGAAAAGATAGAGTTCTTCCCCCACCCCCTATCACTAGGGAAGGATGTCAAGCAATGATAAGGCTAGCCTTCAGGGATGGAGAAAAGTGGATAGTCACCAAGTTTGTTAAAGAGCACAATCATAAATTAATGAGTCCTGGTAAAGTCCCGTGGAGGGGATCTGGAAAGCATTTAATGAGTGAG GATGAGAAGGATAAGAGAATCCGAGAACTATCCCTTGAGCTGTACAATGAGAGGCAAAAATGTAAACGCCGATGTGCTGCATACGAAGAACAATTAAATACAATACTAAGAGATTTAGAGAAACACACAGAACACATTTCAAAAAAAGTTGCAGACGTAGTTCAGAGCATAAGAGAGATAGAAGAGGAACAATCTGAAGACACTGATA GACCTATTACAAACAAACTATTGCCAAAGCCACCAACGGAGGATGAAAGCATGAGCAGAACCTTTAGCTGCTCCAGAAGCAATAGAAATATGTTTTGGCAGGTCCTATAA
- the LOC131150347 gene encoding protein TIC 20-I, chloroplastic, producing MSSGCLLTNSTACKSLSVDSVYSRTRFLPAKARFLGVRNSWVSCPELKSWCSRGVPFLNFSAAKTNHLCGDQRGLFRAAPVLHRGQRSMLVRASKDVPYSFRYPPMTKKPRWWWRTLACLPYLMPLHETWMYAETAYHLHPFLESFEFMTYPFLAAIGRLPSWFLMAYFFVAYLGVVRRKEWPHFFRFHVVMGMLLEIALQVIGTVSRWMPLSVYWGKVGMHFWTAVAFAYLFTVLECIRCALAGMYADIPFVCDAAYIQIPYD from the exons ATGAGCTCCGGATGCCTTTTGACAAATTCTACAGCATGTAAATCCCTGTCTGTTGATTCAGTCTATTCTCGCACCCGTTTTTTGCCAGCCAAAGCTAGATTTTTGGGTGTCAGGAATTCATGGGTGTCTTGTCCTGAGCTGAAATCTTGGTGTTCAAGAG GAGTGCCATTTTTGAACTTCTCTGCTGCAAAAACTAATCATCTATGTGGGGATCAACGAGGGCTTTTCCGTGCTGCACCCGTGTTACATCGAGGGCAAAGATCTATGCTTGTCAGGGCATCAAAGGATGTCCCATACAGTTTTCGCTATCCCCCGATGACTAAGAAGCCAAGATGGTGGTGGAGGACATTAGCATGCCTCCCCTATTTAATGCCTCTTCATGAGACATGGATGTATGCTGAGACAGCATATCATCTTCACCCCTTCTTAGAGAGCTTTGAATTTATGACATACCCATTTCTTGCTGCCATTGGGAGGTTGCCGAGCTGGTTTTTGATGGCATATTTCTTTGTGGCATATCTCGGGGTGGTGAGGAGGAAAGAATGGCCTCATTTTTTCAGGTTTCACGTGGTGATGGGTATGCTGTTGGAGATTGCGCTGCAAGTGATAGGGACTGTGAGCCGCTGGATGCCACTGTCTGTATACTGGGGTAAGGTGGGGATGCACTTCTGGACGGCTGTGGCCTTTGCCTACCTTTTCACTGTATTGGAGTGCATAAGGTGTGCTCTAGCTGGGATGTATGCCGACATCCCCTTTGTATGCGATGCTGCTTATATCCAGATTCCTTATGACTGA
- the LOC131150348 gene encoding protein FAR1-RELATED SEQUENCE 7-like codes for MMSRNLGEHEIIDSERCSDDKTFENFSEHEVIQDGLLQHFSSHGVLNGDSVMIEPTVEGLRVDNLEPCTGMTFPSLDDARNFYYEYAKQTGFTIRTNRIRHSHKNMAVIGRDFVCSREGFRAVKHTHRKDRVLPPRPITREGCKAMIRLAARDGGKWVVRKFVRDHNHKLMSHCKFPGELPIINILSEEEKEKKIQDLYNELQHERERSAGFQQQLHMILKDIEEHGDFMSIKVEDIVNSMKQIELNDPF; via the exons ATGATGTCAAGAAACTTGGGCGAACATGAAATTATAGATAGTGAAAGGTGCTCAGACGATAAGACTTTTGAAAACTTCAGTGAACATGAAGTCATTCAAGATGGGCTTTTGCAACATTTCAGTTCACATggtgttttaaatggtgattcaGTTATGATAGAACCAACCGTGGAAGGCTTAAGAGTGGATAATTTAGAACCATGTACTGGGATGACTTTTCCATCATTAGATGATGCAAGAAATTTTTATTATGAGTATGCCAAGCAGACAGGTTTCACCATAAGGACGAATCGAATCCGACACTCGCATAAGAACATGGCTGTCATAGGCCGGGATTTTGTCTGTTCAAGAGAAGGTTTTCGTGCTGTGAAGCATACACATAGGAAAGATAGGGTCCTCCCTCCCCGGCCAATCACAAGAGAAGGGTGCAAGGCGATGATTAGGTTGGCTGCAAGGGATGGGGGTAAATGGGTTGTTAGGAAATTCGTACGAGACCACAACCACAAGCTAATGTCTCACTGTAAATTTCCTGGAGAATTGCCTATTATCAACATACTTAGTGAG gaagagaaagagaaaaagatccAGGATTTATACAATGAACTGCAGCATGAAAGAGAACGATCAGCAGGATTCCAACAGCAATTGCACATGATTCTCAAAGATATTGAAGAACACGGCGACTTCATGTCCATAAAAGTTGAAGACATAGTTAATAGCATGAAACAAATTGAACTTAATGATCCATTTTAG